From the genome of Eucalyptus grandis isolate ANBG69807.140 chromosome 2, ASM1654582v1, whole genome shotgun sequence, one region includes:
- the LOC104433842 gene encoding putative pentatricopeptide repeat-containing protein At3g23330, with protein sequence MSLSSSSYLKLPPSPARPDPPSRDPKDWNALIRRHAKLRNDGAILSTYARMLSSRVSPDEAALPLVLKACSRLDDVELGKRIHSSILGTDLMEDVRVATSLVDFYCKCGLVEDARYVFDRMAERDVVMWNAMINGYVGVGDHEEAISVFVEMGRRSVRPSSRTVVALLLACGEAMELRMGQEIHCYSLRSGLFHECPHVGTALIGFYAKFNLKVLHSVFDMMEVKNMVSWNAIITGYFEAGEYLMILELFVRILEEGGKLDEVTMLIVIQACTEYGSLGLAMQIHQIAIKSDLSRDVYSANALLHMYSKLQKPEFAYEIFKSVPTRDVALWNSMLSTYNDFSCPEEAQRLFLRMLTEDVQADKRTIIVMLSSCADLADEMRFGRSLHAHVIKAGMLIDVSLGNALMNMYKDTHCTEAVKKAFTQLPDVDVISWNTLIAALANSNTKVEALEVFLRMHESEIKPNSHTIISILASYDDAPLLNIGRSIHGYVIKHGIDINIPLNTALTQMYMNCGDEVTAENLFDRCSNRDIVSWNSLISSYIRNNQTHKALLLFRRMISEVEPNSVTLINVLSSCIHLADLHLGQCIHAYITRRESSIGSDASLANALITMYAKCGSLHNAEKVFNLIWRRDVISWNALITGYGIHGQGEGAISTFLKMLEDGMKPNSATFVSILSACSHSGLIEEGLLLFSSMFCKFKVNPELIHYGCVVDLLGRGGYLGEALDFINSMPIEADASVWRALLSACQVHSNTKLVKLVFEKIVELEPMNEGNYVLLSNIYATAGLWLEVGLIRAWLKEKGLRKPPGISWIVIRDQAHVFTARDQSHPRTDLIYAILSSLSCSIKDAGYVSDIQWILLDEES encoded by the coding sequence ATGTCACTGAGCTCCTCCAGCTATCTCAAGCTCCCACCTTCGCCGGCACGACCCGACCCGCCGAGCAGAGACCCGAAGGACTGGAACGCGCTCATCAGACGCCATGCCAAGCTCAGGAACGACGGGGCGATCCTGTCGACCTATGCGCGCATGCTGTCGTCGCGCGTGTCGCCCGACGAGGCCGCGTTGCCTCTGGTGCTCAAGGCCTGCTCGAGGCTGGATGACGTGGAGCTAGGCAAGAGGATCCATTCGAGTATCCTGGGTACGGACTTGATGGAGGATGTGCGGGTGGCTACTTCCCTTGTCGATTTTTATTGCAAGTGCGGGCTCGTCGAGGATGCTCGGTACGTGTTTGACAGAATGGCCGAGAGAGATGTTGTTATGTGGAATGCGATGATAAACGGGTACGTGGGTGTGGGTGATCACGAGGAGGCGATTTCGGTGTTCGTGGAAATGGGGAGGCGGAGTGTGAGACCGAGTTCTCGAACTGTTGTGGCGTTACTTTTGGCCTGTGGGGAAGCCATGGAGTTGAGAATGGGGCAGGAAATACATTGTTATTCTTTGAGGAGTGGGCTATTTCATGAATGCCCTCATGTTGGAACTGCTTTGATAGGGTTTTATGCGAAGTTTAACTTGAAGGTTCTGCACAGTGTGTTTGACATGATGGAGGTGAAGAACATGGTGAGTTGGAATGCAATAATCACGGGTTATTTTGAAGCTGGTGAGTACTTAATGATTTTGGAGCTGTTTGTGAGGATTCTAGAGGAGGGGGGCAAACTCGATGAGGTCACCATGTTGATTGTGATTCAGGCCTGCACAGAGTATGGATCTCTTGGTCTGGCAatgcaaattcatcaaatagCTATAAAGTCTGATCTAAGTCGTGATGTCTACTCAGCAAATGCCTTGCTGCATATGTATAGTAAGCTACAGAAACCAGAGTTCGCATACGAAATATTTAAATCTGTTCCTACCCGTGATGTTGCGCTGTGGAATTCGATGTTGTCAACGTACAATGATTTCAGCTGTCCTGAAGAAGCTCAGAGGTTGTTCTTGAGAATGCTAACAGAGGATGTCCAGGCAGATAAAAGAACTATTATTGTCATGTTGTCTTCATGTGCAGACTTAGCAGATGAGATGAGATTCGGTAGAAGTTTACATGCGCATGTGATTAAGGCTGGTATGCTTATTGATGTTTCTCTTGGTAATGCACTCATGAATATGTACAAAGATACCCATTGTACCGAAGCTGTCAAGAAGGCTTTTACTCAACTACCAGACGTTGATGTAATATCTTGGAACACTTTAATTGCAGCATTGGCCAATAGTAACACGAAAGTTGAAGCATTGGAAGTCTTTCTAAGAATGCATGAGTCTGAAATCAAACCCAACTCTCatacaattatatcaattcTTGCTTCCTATGATGACGCGCCTTTGCTCAACATAGGCCGATCTATCCATGGCTATGTAATCAAACATGGCATTGATATTAATATACCCTTGAACACTGCCCTGACACAGATGTACATGAACTGTGGTGATGAAGTGACAGCAGAGAATTTATTCGACCGCTGCTCCAACAGAGACATAGTCTCATGGAATTCTTTGATTTCCAGTTACATTAGAAACAACCAGACTCACAAGGCTCTGCTACTCTTTAGACGTATGATCTCGGAAGTTGAACCTAACTCAGTCACGCTTATAAATGTTCTATCGTCATGTATCCACCTAGCTGATCTTCACCTAGGCCAGTGCATTCATGCTTACATAACCAGGAGGGAATCATCTATTGGTTCCGATGCATCTCTTGCAAATGCTCTGATAACTATGTATGCAAAATGTGGCAGTCTGCACAATGCTGAGAAAGTTTTTAACTTGATTTGGCGAAGGGATGTTATCTCATGGAATGCTTTGATAACTGGCTATGGAATTCATGGTCAAGGAGAAGGCGCTATATCTACCTTTCTAAAGATGCTGGAAGATGGTATGAAACCAAACAGTGCAACTTTTGTGTCTATTTTATCTGCTTGCAGCCATTCTGGATTGATAGAGGAGGGGTTGCTTCTTTTCAGTTCAATGTTTTGCAAGTTTAAGGTGAATCCTGAACTTATTCACTATGGTTGTGTAGTTGATCTTCTTGGGCGTGGTGGCTACTTAGGTGAAGCTCtagattttatcaattcaatgcCTATCGAAGCTGATGCTTCAGTGTGGAGAGCTCTGCTTAGTGCTTGTCAAGTCCATTCTAATACCAAGCTCGTCAAGCTTGTCTTTGAGAAAATTGTCGAATTGGAGCCTATGAATGAGGGAAATTATGTTCTACTCTCCAATATCTATGCTACCGCAGGTCTTTGGTTAGAGGTCGGCCTTATAAGGGCATGGCTGAAAGAGAAAGGTCTTAGAAAACCTCCAGGAATTAGTTGGATTGTTATAAGAGATCAAGCTCATGTTTTCACTGCCAGAGATCAATCACATCCTAGGACGGATTTGATTTATGCAATTTTAAGTTCGTTGTCATGCTCCATCAAGGATGCTGGATATGTTTCCGATATCCAATGGATACTGCTTGATGAAGAGAGTTAG